A stretch of Peptococcaceae bacterium 1198_IL3148 DNA encodes these proteins:
- the spoIVA gene encoding stage IV sporulation protein A translates to MEKIDLFRDIAERTGGDIYLGVVGGVRTGKSTFIKRFMDLTVIPNIKNIHDRERAKDELPQSGAGRTIMTTEPKFVPNEAVEINITPNLQVKMRLVDCVGYRVEGALGYDEEEGPRMVNTPWFEDPIPFQEAAEIGTRKVISEHSTIGVLVTTDGSITDIDRENYVDSEERVVAELNELGKPFVVVLNSIRPNNPEVQALAIELQEKYDVPVLPINVAELTQDDILYIMEQILFEFPVNEVNITLPSWVEELDVKHWLRDQFEDAVKTTVHHVRRLRDIETAVEALGDYDFVKQVNLKSMDMGTGSAAIEMLAKQELFYQVLSEETGYEVTGEQDIFRLMRDFAVSKQEWDKVADAFTEVRETGYGVVTPKLDEMNLEEPELIRQGNRFGVKLKASAPSLHIIRADITTEITPIIGTEKQCEELVRYMLDEFDENPQKIWGSEIFGKSLHDLVREGVQNKIHHMPENAQIKLQETLQRIVNDGSGGLICIII, encoded by the coding sequence ATGGAAAAAATTGATCTTTTCCGTGATATTGCAGAACGCACCGGTGGAGACATTTATTTGGGCGTAGTCGGTGGTGTTAGAACCGGCAAGTCCACCTTCATAAAAAGATTTATGGATTTAACAGTGATTCCCAATATCAAAAATATACATGATAGAGAAAGAGCTAAAGACGAATTGCCCCAAAGTGGAGCGGGTCGTACCATTATGACCACTGAGCCCAAATTTGTTCCGAATGAGGCGGTGGAGATTAATATCACCCCCAATCTACAGGTGAAAATGCGTTTGGTGGATTGTGTCGGTTATCGTGTGGAAGGGGCGTTGGGTTACGATGAAGAAGAAGGACCGCGGATGGTTAACACCCCTTGGTTTGAAGATCCCATCCCTTTCCAAGAGGCAGCAGAAATTGGTACCCGCAAAGTAATATCTGAACACTCCACCATCGGAGTGCTGGTTACCACCGATGGTTCAATAACTGACATTGACCGTGAAAACTACGTTGATTCTGAGGAAAGAGTGGTGGCAGAACTCAACGAATTAGGCAAACCCTTTGTGGTGGTTTTAAATTCAATCCGTCCTAACAATCCCGAAGTTCAAGCATTGGCTATCGAATTACAGGAAAAATATGATGTGCCTGTATTGCCAATAAACGTAGCGGAACTGACACAGGATGATATTTTATACATAATGGAACAGATTTTATTTGAGTTTCCAGTTAACGAAGTTAACATTACACTGCCCTCTTGGGTTGAAGAGTTGGACGTTAAGCATTGGCTCCGGGATCAATTTGAAGATGCAGTGAAAACGACTGTGCATCATGTGCGCCGGTTACGGGATATTGAAACTGCCGTTGAGGCGCTGGGAGATTATGATTTTGTTAAGCAAGTTAACTTAAAAAGCATGGATATGGGCACTGGTTCGGCAGCCATTGAGATGCTGGCCAAGCAGGAATTGTTCTATCAAGTGCTCAGCGAAGAAACTGGTTATGAAGTGACTGGAGAACAGGACATTTTTAGACTGATGCGTGACTTTGCTGTGTCAAAGCAGGAATGGGACAAAGTTGCCGATGCCTTTACAGAGGTTAGAGAAACTGGCTACGGGGTGGTGACGCCCAAACTGGATGAAATGAACCTTGAAGAACCAGAGTTGATACGCCAGGGCAATCGGTTTGGCGTCAAACTAAAGGCCAGTGCACCGTCACTACACATCATTCGAGCCGATATCACCACCGAAATCACTCCGATAATTGGCACCGAAAAACAATGTGAAGAACTGGTACGCTATATGTTGGATGAGTTTGACGAGAATCCTCAGAAAATTTGGGGTTCAGAAATTTTCGGTAAGAGTTTGCATGACTTGGTTCGTGAAGGTGTACAGAACAAGATTCACCATATGCCGGAAAATGCCCAGATTAAACTTCAGGAAACACTGCAACGCATTGTCAATGATGGTAGCGGTGGTCTAATATGTATTATTATCTGA